DNA sequence from the Portunus trituberculatus isolate SZX2019 chromosome 49, ASM1759143v1, whole genome shotgun sequence genome:
TAACtacacaaaaaaagacacaaaagtgCTAGCAAAATACACagtgacaaaagaaagaaaaatatgaactgAATGCATCAGATGCCGGTTGGTGCTGTGCTGAATAGCAGTGGCACATCTGGAGGTAGCTCATAACTGTGGTTTGGCTTGCAAGTCAGAGTAAAAAAATTGACTGAGTGACAGTTCATATCTCAGATTACTCATAAGTCAAACTGCTCATAACTCAAGGTTCCACTGTATTTATAAACAACAAATATtgtatgaaaacaaaaaacataatgagagattgtaaataaataatttgGTTTTATGAAGTATATTTATCTCAGAGGATCAGACAACTTGGGCTTATGGaagatgatggtggaggtggaggtagaggagatGGCAGGAGTTTATTTTGTTTCACACTTTTCAATCACTGTCATCTGCTGTAAACTTTTGCTTAATCGCTGAACTTATCATTACACTCTTAATGTTGCATCTTATTGGTGTATTTAATTGCTACAGTTATTTTTACTTCACTTTCACTTaaattgtttttcttcactgcctcttgcctttccctccacactttcctcttttccatctgtACAGTTTCTCACAAAATGGCAGTCCAAGGAGGTAtgtttcatcctccttttcagaATGTTTCCCAACACATCAAGctaaaaacaaaaatgtaaacTAGTCACTTTCATTGCTGTTCTCTGAACAATACAATGTCTCCTTCAtatctccttatcttctcttagCTCTTGAATAATTTCATAAGACATCTATTATCAAATACACTGCCACTTATCAATTATTATATCTTCCTCTTAGAGCACTTGAATATGATTTATGATTTACGTGAAAGGAAAATTATCCTCACAGCATGAAGCACTTAtgatccctcttcttcagttaAAAAGTCAGTTAGTTCTCTCCATgacctgttttcctctcttggCAACTGTCTCTACATATCATTGGAATGAATTATTACATTCAATTTAGTATAGATTGTAGAATCCTCCTACTCCTTATATCTCTGCTTAAGATTTCAGTGTGCAAGGAACACTGACAATCCTTTAGCATATTTAGGGACCTATAATACTATTTCTTTTGCATTCCATAAGTTTTTCCAAGCTTTCTAtttcaacttttccttttaGTATACTTAGAGGCCTGTAAGTACAAAGGAATCTATGTTTtcgaacttaatttgttcctgAATACTGTTCAAAATCTAAAACACTGAAAATCCaaaaccattttcttccttggaATCAATACATTAATTTGTTCCGTGACATGTGTCCATCCTGTTCTTAGTGGCTCATGACAGATGGTACCACTGCCAGATGGCAACTCCACATCTCCAACTCAGATATTATTTTCCCAGGAAGGGTATATTGAATGAACTTAGTGACGGAATTCATTGGAAGATATTGTTAAGACTGCAAGTTTTGTCTTTGTCACTGATCTGGTGAAGTCTTATAGAGTGACACTGAGAGGAGCAACCCACTTATTGCCAAAATGAAGGTGATCATAACACTTTAGAGATCTAGTTGCTGGGAAAAAAATTACGGGGAAAAGACATTTGTGCAGTAATGATAGCATTGTGGATACATCAAGACTGCCACTGGTGACTTAGGAGTTAGGATTACTCCTGAGCTAGCCAAGaaagtgtttgtttatgtaacATCATGACTAACATAATATTTCTAGAAAACCTTCCCTTTCAATTATCAGTCTCCTGtatgcattttatttacatgcacactcattatttttttttggagtCTTTTCATCCCTCTTACTTGCTACATATTAATTCTTAGTTAAttccatttactttttctcaCTCATACTCTTTCATGGAAGCAGTAGCAAAGAATCCTCTCTACCTTCATGTATATCTTTGTAGTAATTCTGGTACATTTTTCCTGCTTTGCAAGCAGAAATGACCCTACTTCACTTACTAAACAATGCCCACAATGCTCCCAAAGCACCTGAAAGTTCCCATTTTCAAGTACTCCCAGGATTGTACAGGTGATTTAATGTCATATCTTTCTCACAGGGAGATGCTTGGTGGACTGGAGTCAGTGCGTGTGGTGCTTCCAGGAGATGAGGTGATGAGCTACAATCCAGACTCAAGCGGGGGAAGTATTTTCCTTGGTCCAGGCCTTCGCTGGGAGGACGGAATGGTGCGAGCTGCTAAGGCTGGCCTCCTCAAGAAAACATCACGTCATCTATACTTTGTTGACACTCACCAGAAGCGATATATCCCTCAGAGGAGGGAATATGTCATTGGCATCGTCACCAAGAAGAAGGGTGACATATACAAAATTGACATTGGAGGCAGTGAGCAAGCAACcatatctttcctctcctttgaaAATGCTTCCAAGAAAACCCGCAGAGACCTGGCCCTGGGTGACTTGATCTATGGTCAACTTATTGTGGCAAACAAGCACATGGAACCAGAAATGGTGTGTATTGATGCTTATGACCGAGCCATGGGCATGGGTGTGCTGCCTGCTGGTGGTGTTATGTTCAATGTGTCGCTGCAGGTGGCTCGGGAAATTATCAACCCCGATTGTCCCTTCCTGTTAACTTTGTCCAAGAAAGTGAAGTATACTGTGGTGGTTGGGATGAATGGACGTGTGTGGGTGAAGGCAGCACACCAAAACAGCATGGTGGCCCTCATGAACTGCATCCTCATGCTGGAGTACATGACACCTGATGAGGCCAATGAGAAAGCTCTCAAGCTCCTAGAAGCCCTCATGTAGTGAGAACAATgaatcacttgtaaaaaaaagaggaggttgcagggagggagtggctATTTTATTAACAACTACATACACCAAAAAAACATAAGTATACTCCAATaaagttttcaattttttttctattctgatGTTTTTTCTCAATCAAAATTGTTCCTAtgatagaactctctctctctctctctctctctctctctctctctctctctctctctctctctctctctctctctctctcttcagagaaGTGGATTTAAAATATGATGAGTGAACAGTAACCTGTACTCCCCTTCACAGTTTTGCTATTTCCTGCAGTCTCTGATCTACTAACAATATCTTTGCAAAACCTGACAATGGATAGATTCCTAGCAGATCAGATGACTAACAttaaaggaaacacaaaacacataagGGGACCATGCAGAAGGCTACTTAGCTTATGACCGACTGACTGCCACAGGAAAGAAGTTATGCTATGAGTGAAAGAAAGCCAAAACAAGGGTAGTTAAGGGTATAAATATTTTTGCATAAAGTTATTTATGCATGGCTACAATGATCATGGTAGACAGTTGTGGTTTTTAAAGTTGGGCTAATAAAGTGGTGACTTAGGATTTATATGTAATAGATATACAAAACTTAATATATATAGTGGAAGACCATGGAACGTCATTGACTCAAcagaggtaaaggaaaaattattagGACAGCGCACCGAAATACAAGGTTATAGGAACCAAAATTGGAagggtgaacagagagagagagagagagagagagagtggtatatgacaaaggatagagaaaaaatcagatttacagagagggagagagagagaggttgatagTTACAAGGGATATGTTGGCCACGCTGTGTCTATAGAAGTAGTGCGTGTTAAGATGGAGCTGGAGCTGGAACCGAGGCGGGGaggggcggcagcagcagcagcagcagcagctcgaTGCACTAACGATGCCAATAATTTTCCCCACAGACTTGCCCACACAGCGCCTCGGCCTCGCTCTTCAAGACTTGCGGGTTGCGACCCTGATCGTTCTTTTACTATGGAGAATAGGAATGGCTCActatgaagatttttttttctattggtgTGAGTCCCGCCGCAAGGGACACTTGGGTGCTCCAGCCTTGTGTTCGAGATGGCAGTTCGGGCACCTTGTTGAAAATTTTTCCGATTTTATCACCCTCTCCTTGCACAGTTGCGTGTCGTGGCCTCCGGCACTAAATCCGCACTTGTTCCTGTGGTCGCACTGTCACACCCTGTGTCCCCACTTCTGACAGTTCCCACAGAAAGCTGACTTGTCCACACACCTCTCCACCTTGCAGGGAAGAATACCTGGCAGCTGTAGATGAGCAGGAAGGTCCCCGCGCCTTATCGCACTTAGTTTTGGGGATCTTGAGTCCCGCGATAAGCCTTCCTCTCTGGCCGGAGCACATTGGAGTGATCCGCGATGTAGCTCAGGGGGAGGTAGGAAGGATAGTTTTTGATGATCACCTTCGTTTGCCTGTTTTCATCTGTGATCTGCTTCAGCTTCAAGACACCATTGTAGGGGTGTTCCACCTCTATATGGAACCGCATCGTATCCTTGTCCTGCGTTTCCACAATGATGGATTTGGCACTCAGCCGCGGTGCACAGAATTAGATTACCGGTGGTTGTTCGCCACCTCCGCCAGCTATATCATCCTGTCCTGGGGCGAAATCCCACCTGGAAAGAAGAGGCAGTGATTGCTTCTTGTCTACAGATGTGTTTCTGGATCTTAGGTAATATGATGTCGAGGGAAAGATGGTCTGTCCTGAAAAACTGCTTTTATGAACCGTCTCACTAAGGGATGCTGACCTGCGGGTTTGTCATTAATAATAGCAATTACAGAACTAGACGAGGGAATGGTAATGGATGCATTACTTATAGAGTGTACATGAACGATACCCATATCAAAAGGGATAATAGATTCTGATTGTGGCTATGGTTCTGATTATTcacgttcttttccttctttttgttttctttgtttttcttttatccttttccttttcccccttatatgatttattttcgtatattttttttcttacttctgctgttactattaataccactaccaccaccaccaccaataacatgaATAGAAATGTAGACTCGCATCCTTCCTACCACTGTAAAGGTCTCAATCCCGCTGCCCTCCTGTCCCTTGTTTCTCCGTGGACCGTGAACGCGTAATGGTAAAGAACAAAGCTAGTAGACTTCCTTAACGAGCTGGTTCCCCCATGCAAGTGGCCCTCCACGTTAATTTGAGTGCCTCAGTGTCATTACAAACCGAGCACTGCGGGCGGCGAGGTCTTCAAATATGTGATGAAGACAGCTCATcacaaaaggaaacaagaaagattaggaagaaaaaagaaagcataatACAAGTTCTCgtgttcttttttgtgttcagtgtgtCTATTTGCCCGATTTGTGtgcaaaacgagagagagagagagagagagagagagagcaactgacGCTCCTCGGGTGGCACTGAGGGTGAAGTGTTCCCCTTTCCTGCCCCGGGTGTTCTTCAGGTTGTCAGGTGAGAGGGATAATTAAACTGTTACGCCCACAGCACAGGTGAGATGCTGTCaacacccgagagagagagagagagagagagagagagagagagagagagagagagagagagagattgtgaaagaaatagataagtttTCATAACACGAAAcaaaatattacacacacacacacacacacacacacacacacacacacacacacacacacacacacacacacacattttcaactCTATCAATGTGGACGGTTCTGTAGTAAAActggaaaacgaagaggaagagcagcaaaatgaaagaagaaagaaaaaagaaaggaggaggaagataaaagaatgagagacaaaataaatgaaagaaaaaatgaagaaaaataaaaaagtaggaATAAATAAACGGGAAAAGACATAATGAAAGGGATGGtttaggatggaaaaaaaaaaaaaaaaatgggagggaatatacaagtaaatgaatataatgaggaggaagagataataaaaaagaagaaaaatgaaaagaatagtgaaggaaaatattggaaaggaatggaaaaggaggaaaactatagaaaaaaggaagaaagggaaaggaagggatgagaagagaaagtcaacggaagaaagaggtgagagaggaggaggaaaaaagggatgggggagaggaggaaggaggaaagaatggaagtaatgaaaaaaaaacacgaaaagaatttgggaagaggtgaaaaaagtgaaaaaaagaaggaaatatagatagaagaa
Encoded proteins:
- the LOC123499356 gene encoding exosome complex component RRP40-like produces the protein MLGGLESVRVVLPGDEVMSYNPDSSGGSIFLGPGLRWEDGMVRAAKAGLLKKTSRHLYFVDTHQKRYIPQRREYVIGIVTKKKGDIYKIDIGGSEQATISFLSFENASKKTRRDLALGDLIYGQLIVANKHMEPEMVCIDAYDRAMGMGVLPAGGVMFNVSLQVAREIINPDCPFLLTLSKKVKYTVVVGMNGRVWVKAAHQNSMVALMNCILMLEYMTPDEANEKALKLLEALM